Proteins from a genomic interval of Panthera tigris isolate Pti1 chromosome A2, P.tigris_Pti1_mat1.1, whole genome shotgun sequence:
- the HYAL2 gene encoding hyaluronidase-2, with translation MWAGLGPAITLAVVWAAAWATQLKPTAPPIFTGRPFVVAWDVPTQDCGPRLKVPLDLKAFDVQASPNEGFVNQNITIFYHDRLGLYPRFSSVGRSVHGGVPQNGSLWAHLKMLQEHVEHYIRTQEPAGLAVIDWEDWRPVWVRNWQDKDIYRQSSRQLVAVRHPDWPSDRVVKQAQYEFEFAARQFMLETLRFVKAVRPRHLWGFYLFPDCYNHDYVQNWETYTGRCPDVEVSRNDQLAWLWAESTALFPSVYLDETLASSTHGRNFVSFRVQEALRVAHTHHPNHALPVYVFTRPTYSRKLTGLSEMDLISTIGESAALGAAGVILWGDAGYTTSTETCQYLKDYLTRLLVPYVVNVSWAAQYCSRAQCHGHGRCVRRDPSANTFLHLSASSFRLVPSHVPGEPQLRPEGELSWADLNHLQTHFRCQCYLGWGGEQCQWDHTRAVGGASGAWAGSHLTGPLAVAALALTWTL, from the exons ATGTGGGCAGGCTTGGGCCCTGCCATCACACTGGCTGTGGTGTGGGCGGCGGCATGGGCCACCCAGCTCAAGCCCACAGCGCCACCCATCTTTACGGGCCGACCCTTTGTGGTAGCATGGGACGTGCCCACACAAGATTGTGGCCCTCGCCTCAAGGTGCCACTGGACCTAAAGGCCTTTGATGTACAGGCCTCACCTAATGAGGGTTTTGTGAACCAGAACATCACCATTTTCTACCATGACCGGCTGGGCCTGTATCCCCGCTTCAGTTCAGTGGGGAGGTCAGTGCACGGTGGCGTGCCACAGAATGGCAGCCTCTGGGCACATCTGAAGATGCTGCAGGAACACGTGGAGCACTACATTCGTACACAGGAGCCTGCAGGGCTGGCAGTTATCGACTGGGAGGACTGGCGGCCTGTGTGGGTGCGCAACTGGCAGGACAAGGACATATACCGTCAATCATCACGCCAGTTGGTGGCTGTTCGCCACCCTGACTGGCCATCAGATCGTGTAGTCAAACAGGCGCAATACGAGTTTGAATTCGCTGCACGGCAGTTCATGCTGGAGACACTGCGCTTTGTCAAGGCAGTTCGGCCTCGGCACCTCTGGGGCTTCTACCTCTTCCCAGACTGTTACAACCATGATTATGTGCAGAACTGGGAGACCTATACAGGCCGCTGCCCTGACGTTGAGGTCTCCCGAAATGACCAGCTGGCCTGGCTGTGGGCAGAGAGCACAgccctcttcccctctgtctACCTGGACGAGACACTTGCGTCCTCCACCCACGGCCGCAACTTTGTCAGCTTCCGTGTTCAGGAGGCCCTTCGTGTGGCTCACACCCACCACCCCAACCACGCACTCCCGGTCTACGTCTTCACGCGACCCACCTATAGTCGCAAGCTCACGGGGCTTAGCGAG ATGGATCTCATCTCCACCATTGGTGAGAGTGCAGCCCTGGGTGCGGCCGGTGTCATCCTCTGGGGCGATGCAGGCTACACCACCAGCACG GAGACCTGCCAGTACCTCAAGGATTACCTGACGCGGCTGCTGGTCCCCTACGTAGTCAACGTGTCCTGGGCTGCCCAGTATTGCAGCCGGGCCCAGTGCCATGGCCACGGGCGCTGTGTGCGTCGCGACCCCAGCGCCAATACCTTCCTGCACCTCAGTGCCAGCAGCTTCCGCTTGGTGCCTAGCCATGTACCTGGTGAGCCGCAGCTGCGACCAGAGGGGGAGCTCAGCTGGGCTGATCTCAACCACCTGCAGACGCACTTTCGCTGCCAGTGCTACTTAGGTTGGGGCGGTGAGCAATGCCAGTGGGACCACACACGGGCAGTTGGGGGTGCCAGTGGGGCCTGGGCTGGGTCCCACCTCACTGGCCCACTAGCTGTGGCAGCCCTGGCCCTCACCTGGACTTTATAG